A genome region from Mycobacteriales bacterium includes the following:
- a CDS encoding glycoside hydrolase family 13 protein — MTSPTGAPWWRDAVFYEIYIRSFADADGDGVGDLAGIRSRLPYLRDLGVDALWLTPFYRSPQADHGYDVADPRAVDPLFGTLDDFDALVADAHAAGLRVTVDVVPNHSSTAHPWFQAALRDGLSGAARARYLFRDGRGPDGSEPPNNWRSMFGGPAWTRLPDGQWYLHLFAPEQPDLDWRHPDVPADYERTLRFWLDRGVDGFRIDVAHMLFKAAGLPDDPTGTPNLMADRLDPTPICNQPEVHDVYRAWRRVLDSYAGDRMAVGEVWLGDAHEVARYVRPDELQLAFNFRLLFAPWSAGRLRTAIDRSLAELGTVGAPTTWVLANHDVPRAVSRYGAGETDGALGLRRARAAALLLLALPGPAYLFAGEELGLPDADLPDEVLQDPVWERSGHTIRGRDGCRVPMPWSGDAPPYGFSPGPVGTWLPQPANWSQRTAAAQDGDAGSTLTLYRTALGLRRSEPALGDGALRWLDAPPDVLVFARPAPAGGRAIVCAVNLGAEPVDVPAGDVLISSGDLLDGRLPTDTAVWVAG, encoded by the coding sequence GTGACGTCGCCCACCGGCGCGCCGTGGTGGCGCGACGCCGTCTTCTACGAGATCTACATCCGCAGCTTCGCCGACGCCGACGGCGACGGGGTCGGTGACCTGGCCGGCATCCGGTCGCGGCTGCCGTACCTGCGCGACCTCGGTGTGGACGCGCTGTGGCTCACGCCGTTCTACCGCTCCCCGCAGGCCGACCACGGCTACGACGTGGCCGACCCGCGCGCGGTCGACCCGCTGTTCGGGACGCTGGACGACTTCGACGCCCTGGTCGCCGACGCCCACGCCGCCGGCCTGCGCGTCACCGTCGACGTGGTGCCCAACCACAGCAGCACCGCGCACCCGTGGTTCCAGGCGGCGCTGCGCGACGGGCTGTCCGGTGCGGCCCGGGCCCGCTACCTGTTCCGCGACGGCCGCGGTCCCGACGGAAGCGAGCCGCCCAACAACTGGCGGTCGATGTTCGGCGGGCCCGCGTGGACGCGGCTGCCGGACGGCCAGTGGTACCTGCACCTGTTCGCCCCCGAGCAGCCCGACCTCGACTGGCGGCACCCGGACGTGCCCGCCGACTACGAGCGCACGTTGCGGTTCTGGCTCGACCGCGGGGTCGACGGCTTCCGGATCGACGTGGCGCACATGCTCTTCAAGGCCGCCGGGCTGCCCGACGACCCGACCGGCACGCCGAACCTCATGGCGGACCGGCTCGACCCCACCCCGATCTGCAACCAGCCCGAGGTGCACGACGTCTACCGCGCCTGGCGGCGGGTTCTGGACTCGTACGCCGGAGACCGGATGGCCGTCGGCGAGGTCTGGCTCGGCGACGCCCACGAGGTGGCGAGGTACGTCCGTCCCGACGAGCTCCAGCTCGCCTTCAACTTCCGGCTGCTGTTCGCGCCCTGGTCCGCCGGCCGGCTGCGCACGGCGATCGATCGGTCCCTCGCCGAGCTCGGCACCGTGGGCGCCCCGACCACGTGGGTGCTGGCGAACCACGACGTCCCGCGCGCGGTCTCCCGCTACGGCGCCGGCGAGACCGACGGCGCACTCGGGCTGCGGCGCGCCCGCGCGGCCGCCCTGCTGCTGCTCGCCCTGCCCGGCCCGGCGTACCTCTTCGCCGGCGAAGAGCTGGGGCTGCCCGACGCGGACCTGCCCGACGAGGTCCTGCAGGATCCGGTGTGGGAGCGCTCCGGCCACACCATCCGCGGCCGCGACGGATGCCGGGTGCCGATGCCGTGGTCGGGTGACGCCCCGCCCTACGGTTTCTCGCCGGGCCCCGTCGGCACCTGGCTGCCCCAGCCGGCCAACTGGTCGCAGCGCACGGCGGCGGCGCAGGACGGCGACGCGGGCTCGACGTTGACGCTCTACCGCACCGCTCTCGGCCTGCGCCGCAGCGAACCGGCCCTCGGCGACGGCGCGCTGCGGTGGTTGGACGCCCCGCCGGACGTGCTGGTGTTCGCGCGGCCCGCACCCGCCGGCGGGCGGGCGATCGTCTGCGCGGTCAACCTCGGCGCCGAGCCGGTCGACGTGCCTGCAGGCGACGTCCTGATCAGCAGCGGCGACCTGCTCGACGGGCGGCTGCCCACCGACACGGCGGTGTGGGTGGCCGGCTGA
- a CDS encoding RNA polymerase-binding protein RbpA translates to MGERVLRGTRLGAISYETDRHTELAPRRDVAFDCPRGHKFTVPLAADADIPATWECKACGAIAILVDGSLPEEKPAKPPRTHWDMLMERRTTEDLEEVLAERLAVLRGHDRKSA, encoded by the coding sequence ATGGGCGAGCGAGTTCTCCGAGGCACCCGCCTCGGTGCGATTAGTTACGAGACCGACCGGCACACCGAGCTGGCACCGCGTCGCGACGTGGCGTTCGACTGCCCACGCGGTCACAAGTTCACCGTGCCTCTCGCCGCCGACGCCGACATCCCGGCCACCTGGGAGTGCAAGGCGTGCGGGGCCATCGCGATCCTCGTCGACGGCAGCCTGCCCGAGGAGAAGCCCGCGAAGCCGCCGCGCACGCACTGGGACATGCTCATGGAGCGGCGTACCACCGAGGACCTCGAGGAGGTCCTCGCCGAGCGCCTGGCAGTTCTGCGGGGTCACGACCGCAAGTCGGCCTGA
- a CDS encoding DUF5999 family protein translates to MCPHEPQCPAADAADRDAARVVSSHPEQGWSLLCNGVVSFDDTGDLLPDGRVVAPRRPLESQPESHPVNAA, encoded by the coding sequence ATGTGCCCACACGAGCCGCAGTGCCCAGCCGCCGACGCGGCCGACCGCGATGCCGCACGCGTCGTCTCGAGCCACCCCGAGCAAGGCTGGAGCCTGCTCTGCAACGGCGTCGTCTCCTTCGACGACACCGGTGACCTGCTGCCCGACGGGCGCGTCGTCGCCCCTCGCCGCCCGCTCGAGAGCCAGCCGGAGAGCCACCCGGTCAACGCCGCCTGA
- a CDS encoding acyl-CoA dehydrogenase family protein, whose amino-acid sequence MPVDRELPSDEARAIVGLARDLAERELKPRAAEHEERGEFPREVFRLLGEAGLLGLTYPVGYGGGAQPYTVYLQVLEELAAGWAAVALGVSVQSLAAYPVAEFGTEEQRRDLLPAMLDGSSVGAYCLSETQSGSDAAGLQTRAVRDGDDYVLDGTKAWVTHGGVADFYNVFCRTGEHRTRGISTLLVPADTPGLVPQPPERKMGLRASPTAQVVLDRARVPAGRLVGAEGDGFRIALSALDGGRLGIAAIATGVAQAALDEAVAYARQRRQFGQPIADFQGVAFLLADMATGVEAARSLYLTAARRRDAGKPYSAQASMAKLLATDTAMRVATDAVQVLGGAGYTADFPVERYMREVKVMQIFEGTNQIQRMVIGRHLTQP is encoded by the coding sequence ATGCCGGTCGACCGCGAGCTCCCGAGCGACGAGGCCCGTGCCATCGTCGGCCTGGCCCGCGACCTCGCCGAGCGCGAGCTCAAGCCGCGCGCGGCGGAGCACGAGGAGCGGGGCGAGTTCCCGCGCGAGGTGTTCCGGCTGCTCGGCGAGGCGGGGCTGCTGGGCCTCACCTATCCCGTCGGCTACGGCGGCGGCGCCCAGCCCTACACGGTCTACCTGCAGGTGCTGGAAGAGCTGGCGGCCGGTTGGGCCGCGGTAGCCCTCGGCGTCTCGGTGCAGAGCCTCGCGGCGTACCCCGTCGCGGAGTTCGGCACCGAGGAGCAGCGCCGCGACCTGCTGCCGGCGATGCTCGACGGGTCGTCGGTGGGCGCCTACTGCCTGTCCGAGACGCAGTCGGGAAGTGACGCGGCGGGACTGCAGACCCGCGCGGTCCGCGACGGGGACGACTACGTGCTCGACGGCACCAAGGCGTGGGTGACCCACGGCGGGGTCGCGGACTTCTACAACGTCTTCTGCCGCACCGGCGAGCACCGCACCCGGGGCATCTCGACGCTGCTCGTACCGGCCGACACGCCGGGCCTGGTGCCCCAGCCGCCGGAGCGCAAGATGGGGCTGCGCGCCAGCCCCACCGCGCAGGTCGTGCTCGACCGGGCACGGGTCCCGGCCGGGCGGCTCGTCGGCGCCGAGGGGGATGGCTTCCGCATCGCGCTGTCGGCCCTCGACGGCGGGCGCCTCGGCATCGCCGCCATCGCCACCGGGGTGGCGCAGGCGGCCCTCGACGAAGCGGTCGCCTACGCGCGGCAGCGGCGGCAGTTCGGCCAGCCGATCGCCGACTTCCAGGGCGTGGCGTTCCTGCTCGCCGACATGGCGACGGGGGTGGAGGCGGCCCGCTCGCTCTACCTCACGGCCGCCCGGCGCCGGGACGCCGGCAAGCCCTACTCGGCCCAGGCGTCCATGGCCAAGCTCCTCGCCACCGACACCGCCATGCGGGTGGCGACCGACGCGGTGCAGGTGCTCGGCGGCGCGGGGTACACGGCCGACTTCCCGGTCGAGCGCTACATGCGCGAGGTGAAGGTCATGCAGATCTTCGAGGGAACGAACCAGATCCAGCGGATGGTCATCGGCCGCCATCTCACCCAGCCCTAG
- a CDS encoding Xaa-Pro peptidase family protein has translation MDSDGLYPRDRLDRARQAAATAGIDVLLLTPGADLRYLTGYAALPLERLTCLAVPASGEPVLVVPELERPAALASPAARLGIDIVGVGETGDAYATVADRVRAALGREPARVAVADRMWAEQEMRFRRALPAAEHQLAGEVMRRLRIRKTVAEVAALRRAGEAIDRVHERIGEWLRPGRTEREVGRDIAQAILDEGHAAVNFVIVGSGPNGASPHHDTGSRTIEAGDPVVVDIGGTTADGYCSDETRTYVVGTPPRDFADYYAVLQEAQEAACAAVRPGVSAASIDRAARQVIDAAGYGAYFVHRTGHGIGLEEHEDPYVVDGNEELLAPGMCFSIEPGIYLPGRHGARIEDIVAVTDDGVDRLNVVRRDLVTL, from the coding sequence GTGGACTCCGACGGGCTCTACCCCCGCGACCGCCTCGACCGGGCCCGGCAGGCGGCCGCGACGGCCGGCATCGACGTCCTGCTGCTCACCCCCGGCGCCGACCTGCGCTACCTCACCGGCTACGCCGCCCTGCCGCTGGAGCGGCTGACCTGCCTCGCCGTCCCGGCCTCCGGCGAGCCCGTCCTGGTCGTGCCCGAGCTCGAACGCCCTGCCGCGCTGGCCAGCCCTGCCGCCCGCCTCGGCATCGACATCGTCGGTGTGGGCGAGACCGGCGACGCCTATGCGACCGTCGCCGACCGGGTGCGGGCCGCCCTGGGTCGCGAACCCGCGCGGGTCGCCGTGGCCGACCGGATGTGGGCCGAGCAGGAGATGCGCTTTCGCCGCGCGCTGCCGGCCGCCGAGCACCAGCTCGCCGGGGAGGTGATGCGCCGCCTGCGGATCCGCAAGACGGTCGCGGAGGTGGCGGCCCTGCGCCGCGCCGGCGAGGCGATCGACCGGGTGCACGAACGGATCGGGGAGTGGTTGCGCCCGGGTCGCACCGAGCGCGAGGTCGGCCGCGACATCGCCCAGGCGATCCTCGACGAGGGGCACGCGGCGGTGAACTTCGTGATCGTCGGTTCGGGACCCAACGGGGCGAGCCCGCACCACGACACCGGCTCCCGCACGATCGAAGCCGGCGACCCGGTCGTCGTCGACATCGGCGGGACCACCGCCGACGGTTACTGCTCCGACGAGACCCGCACCTACGTCGTCGGCACGCCGCCGCGCGACTTCGCCGACTACTACGCCGTGCTCCAGGAGGCGCAGGAGGCGGCCTGCGCGGCCGTCCGCCCCGGGGTGAGTGCCGCCTCGATAGACCGGGCCGCGCGGCAGGTCATCGACGCCGCCGGTTACGGCGCCTACTTCGTGCACCGCACCGGCCACGGCATCGGCCTCGAGGAGCACGAGGACCCCTACGTCGTCGACGGCAACGAGGAGCTGCTCGCGCCGGGGATGTGCTTCTCGATCGAGCCGGGGATCTACCTGCCCGGCCGGCACGGCGCCCGCATCGAGGACATCGTCGCCGTCACCGACGACGGGGTCGACCGGCTCAACGTCGTACGCCGCGACCTCGTGACCCTCTGA
- a CDS encoding sortase produces the protein MKVISTTDGSTGRHRRRRRLPWLTAVAVVCVLLGGYLIAHVILYRDHSSSAGHALVERATRNIDRVLASPTPGCARPPDPKKVHPGDLVGVLKIPALKLTAPVVEGVEEGQLSIAVGHLSTSAWPGSKGTSVLAAHDVTWFSRIDHLRPGDEFTLQHGCAVDTYRVSEHKVVKKGSPLYHAATPQVVLETCWPTTALYWTNDRYLVFSDLVDTKVALGVAQDQLPPEGDPFVDDTVERVAQGSPSVPHGTLQITGTADDGWRQSNQPLLLAHAAISNYRAGLVALTEENDSIWRHVDPHQPRPALAHPGRSSIGEHLQQLDIQAEVVGQVVRAVRTTSAVHLLGQGSYRITTRQVVTEGKLRVANWSMTLLSADPYSPTPTPSASATPTKAPAPATSTTKPAPKPTSPTPTATSPKPSPKPTTPPPSPPPSVPPSESPTPTATGTP, from the coding sequence GTGAAGGTCATCTCCACCACGGACGGTTCGACCGGTCGGCACCGTAGGCGCCGCCGGCTCCCGTGGCTCACCGCGGTCGCCGTCGTCTGCGTGCTGCTCGGCGGCTACCTGATCGCGCACGTCATCCTCTACCGCGACCACAGCAGCTCGGCCGGGCATGCCCTGGTCGAGCGCGCAACCCGCAACATCGACCGGGTGCTCGCCAGCCCGACGCCGGGGTGCGCCCGGCCGCCTGACCCGAAGAAGGTCCACCCCGGCGACCTCGTCGGTGTGCTGAAGATCCCGGCCCTGAAGCTGACCGCACCGGTCGTCGAGGGCGTCGAGGAGGGTCAGCTGTCGATCGCCGTCGGGCACCTGTCGACGAGCGCCTGGCCGGGCAGCAAGGGCACCAGCGTCCTGGCGGCGCACGACGTCACGTGGTTCAGCCGCATCGACCACCTGCGCCCCGGTGACGAGTTCACCCTGCAGCACGGCTGCGCCGTCGACACCTACCGCGTCAGCGAGCACAAGGTCGTGAAGAAGGGCTCACCGCTCTACCACGCTGCCACGCCACAGGTCGTCCTCGAGACCTGCTGGCCGACGACCGCGCTCTACTGGACCAACGACCGCTACCTCGTCTTCAGCGACCTCGTCGACACGAAGGTCGCGCTCGGGGTGGCCCAGGACCAGCTGCCGCCGGAGGGCGACCCGTTCGTCGACGACACCGTGGAGCGGGTGGCGCAGGGCAGCCCCTCGGTGCCGCACGGCACCCTGCAGATCACCGGGACCGCCGACGACGGCTGGCGGCAGTCCAACCAGCCGCTGCTGCTCGCGCACGCCGCCATCTCCAACTACCGGGCCGGCCTGGTCGCGCTCACCGAGGAGAACGACAGCATCTGGCGGCACGTCGACCCGCACCAGCCGCGACCCGCGCTCGCGCACCCCGGCAGGTCGAGCATCGGCGAGCACCTCCAGCAGCTCGACATCCAGGCGGAAGTGGTCGGTCAGGTCGTGCGCGCGGTGCGCACCACCTCCGCCGTCCATCTCCTCGGCCAGGGCTCCTACCGGATCACCACGCGCCAGGTCGTCACGGAGGGCAAGCTCCGGGTCGCCAACTGGTCGATGACGCTGCTGTCGGCCGACCCCTACTCCCCCACGCCGACGCCTTCGGCCAGCGCGACGCCGACGAAGGCACCCGCGCCCGCGACTTCGACCACCAAGCCCGCGCCCAAGCCCACGAGCCCCACGCCGACGGCGACCTCTCCCAAGCCGTCGCCCAAGCCGACCACTCCCCCGCCGAGCCCACCGCCCAGCGTCCCGCCGAGCGAGTCACCCACTCCCACGGCGACGGGCACACCCTGA
- the lnt gene encoding apolipoprotein N-acyltransferase: MTGTLTALQPEAVRGRHRRPSRTRVLRWSVPARVATGAVGGLAVWTSFPPLDLWPLALAGVALLWLACYGARARVAALVGLVAGLVQFVCLLTWLRVIGIDAWLVLALTQAIWLAALGAGLAAVGRLPAWSLWGAALWVAEEFGRSRVPFGGFSWGRLGFGQDGGPLLRYAAVAGAPLVTFAVALGGGLLAWLVLSGVRRRVDVRLVLPALAGLAAVVLAGLAVPVGTGGARHLRVAIVQGNVPRLGLDEFAQARAVVRNHAAVTERLAAEVQAGRRPAPQVVVWPENSSDFDPFVDAQTRALIEGAVRSIGVPTLVGAVLNGPGPRHVRNTGIVWDPVKGATQIYVKQHLVPFGEYVPFRAELGGLIGRLSLVPNDFVPGHRPGVLTLGPATIADVICFEVADDGVVREAVNGGGRLLVVQTNDATYEHRTDDGYGGEPAQQLAITRLRAVEHGRAAVVAATSGVSAVVAPDGTVLQRTGVFRPAMLSADVPLRSERTLADRMGAWPERGIALTGVVVLAVAVALRRRQQTGEQHG, from the coding sequence GTGACCGGCACGCTGACCGCGCTGCAACCGGAAGCCGTGCGCGGCCGGCACCGTCGCCCCTCGCGCACCCGCGTCCTGCGCTGGTCGGTTCCCGCTCGGGTCGCCACCGGCGCCGTCGGGGGACTGGCAGTCTGGACCTCGTTCCCGCCGCTGGACCTGTGGCCGCTCGCGCTCGCCGGGGTCGCGCTGCTCTGGCTGGCCTGCTACGGCGCCCGGGCCCGGGTCGCGGCCCTCGTCGGGCTGGTGGCCGGGCTGGTGCAATTCGTCTGCCTGCTGACCTGGCTGCGCGTCATCGGGATCGACGCCTGGCTGGTCCTCGCGCTCACCCAGGCGATCTGGCTCGCCGCGCTCGGCGCCGGCCTGGCCGCCGTCGGGCGGCTGCCGGCCTGGTCGCTGTGGGGCGCCGCGTTGTGGGTGGCCGAGGAGTTCGGGCGCAGCCGGGTGCCGTTCGGCGGTTTCAGCTGGGGGCGCCTGGGCTTCGGGCAGGACGGCGGCCCGCTGCTCCGCTACGCCGCCGTCGCCGGCGCTCCGCTGGTGACGTTCGCCGTCGCTCTGGGCGGTGGCCTGCTCGCGTGGCTCGTGCTGTCCGGCGTACGCCGCCGCGTCGACGTCCGACTGGTCCTGCCGGCACTCGCCGGCCTCGCCGCCGTGGTCCTCGCCGGGCTTGCCGTGCCCGTGGGCACCGGGGGAGCGCGCCACCTCCGGGTCGCGATCGTCCAGGGCAACGTGCCGCGGCTGGGCCTCGACGAGTTCGCGCAGGCCCGCGCCGTGGTGCGCAACCACGCGGCGGTCACCGAGCGGCTCGCCGCCGAGGTGCAGGCCGGCCGCCGTCCGGCGCCGCAGGTAGTCGTGTGGCCCGAGAACTCCTCGGACTTCGACCCGTTCGTCGACGCGCAGACCCGCGCGCTCATCGAGGGGGCGGTCCGGTCGATCGGCGTGCCGACCCTGGTGGGCGCGGTGCTCAACGGCCCGGGCCCGCGGCACGTCCGCAACACCGGCATCGTGTGGGACCCCGTCAAGGGTGCGACCCAGATCTACGTCAAGCAGCACCTCGTGCCGTTCGGCGAGTACGTGCCGTTCCGCGCCGAGCTCGGCGGACTCATCGGCCGGCTGTCGCTGGTGCCCAACGACTTCGTCCCCGGCCACCGGCCCGGCGTCCTCACCCTCGGGCCCGCCACCATCGCCGACGTCATCTGCTTCGAGGTGGCCGACGACGGCGTGGTCCGCGAGGCGGTCAACGGCGGCGGCCGGCTGCTGGTCGTGCAGACCAACGACGCCACCTACGAGCACCGCACCGACGACGGCTACGGCGGCGAACCGGCGCAGCAGCTGGCGATCACCCGGCTGCGCGCGGTCGAGCACGGTCGCGCCGCAGTCGTCGCCGCCACGAGCGGCGTCAGTGCGGTCGTCGCTCCCGACGGCACCGTGCTGCAGCGCACCGGGGTCTTCCGGCCGGCGATGCTCTCCGCCGACGTGCCGCTGCGCAGCGAACGCACCCTTGCCGACCGGATGGGCGCCTGGCCCGAGCGGGGGATCGCGTTGACGGGTGTGGTCGTCCTGGCCGTCGCCGTCGCCCTCCGCCGCCGTCAGCAGACAGGGGAGCAGCACGGGTGA
- a CDS encoding SDR family NAD(P)-dependent oxidoreductase, producing the protein MDINGAGAIISGGASGLGEATARVLASAGVKVTIADLNADKGKALADELGGVFVSTDVTDEGQVQNAVDQAVATGAPLRIGVACAGIGWASRIVGRDGTPHDLGAYKKIVEVNLIGTFNFWRIAGSAISQTEALESGSRGVLVGTASVAAFDGQIGQISYSASKGGIVGMTLPAARDLAPVGVRVCTIAPGLFDTPLLGMLPDEQKAALAKDVVFPKRLGRPEEYGKLVRAIAEIDYLNGETFRLDGALRMPPK; encoded by the coding sequence ATGGATATCAACGGTGCAGGAGCCATCATCTCGGGTGGCGCGTCCGGTCTCGGTGAGGCGACGGCACGCGTCCTCGCGTCGGCGGGTGTCAAGGTCACCATCGCCGACCTCAACGCCGACAAGGGCAAGGCCCTCGCCGACGAGCTGGGCGGCGTCTTCGTCTCGACCGACGTGACCGACGAGGGCCAGGTCCAGAACGCCGTCGACCAGGCGGTCGCCACCGGCGCGCCGCTGCGGATCGGCGTGGCCTGCGCCGGCATCGGCTGGGCGTCCCGCATCGTCGGCCGCGACGGCACCCCCCACGACCTCGGTGCCTACAAGAAGATCGTCGAGGTCAACCTGATCGGGACGTTCAACTTCTGGCGCATCGCCGGCTCGGCGATCAGCCAGACCGAGGCGCTGGAGAGCGGCTCGCGCGGCGTCCTCGTCGGCACCGCCTCGGTCGCCGCCTTCGACGGCCAGATCGGGCAGATCTCCTACTCGGCGTCCAAGGGCGGCATCGTCGGCATGACGCTGCCGGCCGCGCGTGACCTCGCGCCGGTGGGCGTCCGGGTCTGCACCATCGCCCCCGGGCTGTTCGACACGCCGCTGCTCGGCATGCTCCCCGACGAGCAGAAGGCCGCGCTGGCCAAGGACGTCGTGTTCCCGAAGCGACTCGGCCGCCCGGAGGAGTACGGCAAGCTGGTGCGCGCCATCGCCGAGATCGACTACCTCAACGGCGAGACGTTCCGGCTCGACGGCGCCCTGCGGATGCCGCCGAAGTAG
- a CDS encoding polyprenol monophosphomannose synthase, with the protein MNDHIDRVLVAMPTYNERDNLPHTLARLRAAVPSADVLVVDDGSPDGTGDLADELAAGDPQVHVMHRSEKAGLGAAYIAAFRWALERGYDAVVEMDADGSHAPEELPRLLEALADADLVLGSRWVSGGEVRQWPAARMLLSRGGNVYTRVMLGLPLKDATGGYRAYRRRVLESLPLDRVASQGYCFQIDLAWRAWQAGFRVREVPITFVERTAGASKMSRTIVAEALWRVTAWGITGRRSTPRRTHVEGGHERARSRIRGGSNT; encoded by the coding sequence GTGAACGACCACATCGACCGGGTGCTGGTCGCGATGCCCACCTACAACGAGCGTGACAACCTGCCGCACACGCTTGCCCGGCTGCGCGCCGCCGTGCCCTCGGCCGACGTCCTCGTCGTCGACGACGGCAGCCCCGACGGCACCGGCGACCTGGCCGACGAGCTGGCCGCGGGCGACCCGCAGGTCCACGTCATGCACCGCAGTGAGAAGGCCGGCCTCGGTGCGGCGTACATCGCGGCGTTCCGGTGGGCGCTGGAACGCGGCTACGACGCGGTCGTGGAGATGGACGCCGACGGCTCGCACGCGCCCGAGGAGCTGCCACGGCTTCTCGAGGCGCTGGCCGACGCCGACCTGGTGCTCGGCTCGCGGTGGGTCAGCGGTGGCGAGGTGCGGCAGTGGCCGGCGGCCCGCATGCTGCTGTCACGGGGCGGCAACGTCTACACCCGGGTCATGCTCGGGCTGCCGTTGAAGGACGCCACCGGCGGATACCGCGCCTACCGCAGGCGGGTGCTCGAGTCGCTGCCGCTCGACCGGGTCGCCTCGCAGGGCTACTGCTTCCAGATCGACCTGGCCTGGCGGGCCTGGCAGGCGGGCTTCCGGGTGCGCGAGGTGCCGATCACGTTCGTCGAGCGGACCGCCGGAGCGAGCAAGATGAGCCGCACGATCGTCGCGGAGGCGCTGTGGCGGGTGACGGCCTGGGGGATCACCGGCCGCCGCTCGACACCACGCCGCACCCACGTCGAGGGCGGACATGAAAGAGCCAGGTCACGCATTCGGGGGGGGTCGAACACGTGA